The Populus alba chromosome 6, ASM523922v2, whole genome shotgun sequence genome contains a region encoding:
- the LOC118046169 gene encoding E3 ubiquitin-protein ligase UPL5 isoform X1: MSLPQSPTADSLHQQRSSTVDHRVSSKRKLDDVDDNDAVFSDLISVRMRKDDTESSTGNNQEQQQPPSISSTNQLSTRVSDASTSTSSSSTNFPSSAMGTTTPLPLRRSQSRLQFFIRMISDATHVVINANSSDSVKSLHERIRVMTGMPVIEQRLIYLGKQLQYENKLSDYSIENDSILHLVGRMRSTRHPRTCQLINDMVSYICRICKSILPCGGHPFTSKHIKELMNEFFSLTPKDDNEDALGHLNVFLSNSAPAALVALYVSSIKGNKECAEGAIRHFLNSCKISLPKNLHLQCVPIVMEFCNLLRKVGSDDPLYAVCRSCLGSLLENGGGTCGWRYHGGEEGKGVVMQEIFPFVSELGSKLFKDLMGSVVESMGPSEADVKDFSAFLIPLHSVISEQRGFRSPIPMPLSKRAYNCPLYAKEIEQLHVIFIDLLNIMEKCLGKMQDSSDLKMNGEGELNHTGWSQYLFILKELNNIARLYKGAEEMFWTILRRRKASLCVLIVRYAKRTDDHQWLLQHKDVTDFESRRHLAMMMFPEVKEDYEDLHEMLIDRSQLLAESFEYIVHAESDTLHGGLFMEFKNEEATGPGVLREWFFLVTQAIFDPQNALFVACPSDRRRFYPNPASKVDPMHLDYFKFSGRVIALALMHKVQVGIVFDRVFFLQLAGMHISLEDIRDADPCLYSSCKQILQMDPEFIDSDALGLTFVREVEELGSIKVVELCPGGKGIVVNSKNREKYVNLLIQHRFVTSISDPVSRFARGFADILSNPGEQKLFFRSLELEDLDWMLYGSESAICVEDWKAHTEYSSYKETDPQISWFWEIVGGMSADQRKVLLFFWTSVKYLPVEGFRGLASRLYIYKSTEPHDHLPSSHTCFYRLCFPPYPSMAIMQDRLRVITQEHVGCSFGTW, encoded by the exons ATGTCTCTTCCCCAATCACCCACCGCTGATTCTCTTCATCAACAGCGCTCCTCCACCGTTGATCACCGTGTCTCTTCCAAACGCAAACTAGACGATGTGGATGACAACGACGCCGTTTTCTCTGACTTAATCTCTGTCAGGATGCGTAAAGACGACACCGAGTCATCCACCGGCaacaatcaagaacaacaacaacctCCCTCCATCTCCTCCACCAATCAGCTCTCCACACGTGTCTCCGAcgcctccacctccacctcttCATCATCCACCAACTTCCCCTCCTCCGCCATGGGGACCACCACACCCTTGCCGCTGCGGAGGTCGCAATCAAGACTCCAATTCTTTATCAGAATGATCTCCGATGCAACTCATGTTGTGATCAACGCGAACTCGAGCGATTCTGTCAAATCACTCCACGAACGGATTCGCGTGATGACCGGAATGCCGGTGATAGAGCAGAGATTAATCTACTTAGGTAAGCAATTGCAATACGAGAACAAACTCTCCGATTACTCTATTGAGAACGATTCGATTCTTCATTTAGTCGGTCGAATGCGTAGCACTAGGCATCCTCGTACTTGTCAATTGATTAATGATATGGTTTCTTACATTTGTCGGATATGTAAGTCTATATTGCCGTGTGGTGGTCATCCTTTCACGTCAAAGCATATAAAGGAGTTGATGAATGAGTTCTTTAGTTTGACGCCCAAGGATGATAATGAGGATGCTTTGGGGCACTTGAATGTTTTTTTGTCGAATAGTGCACCGGCTGCGCTAGTTGCACTTTATGTTTCGAGTATTAAAGGGAATAAGGAGTGTGCGGAGGGTGCTATTAGGCACTTTTTGAATTCGTGTAAGATTTCGTTGCCTAAGAATTTGCATTTACAGTGTGTGCCGATTGTGATGgagttttgtaatttgttgAGGAAGGTTGGGAGTGACGATCCGTTGTATGCTGTTTGTAGGAGTTGTCTTGGTTCGTTGTTGGAGAATGGTGGGGGTACGTGTGGGTGGAGGTATCATGGAGGGGAGGAGGGGAAGGGAGTTGTTATGCAGGAGATTTTTCCATTTGTTAGTGAGTTGGGGAGCAAGTTGTTTAAAGATTTGATGGGGAGTGTGGTGGAGAGTATGGGGCCATCGGAGGCTGATGTTAAGGATTTTTCGGCGTTTTTGATACCATTGCATAGTGTGATCTCCGAGCAAAGGGGATTTAGGAGTCCAATTCCGATGCCTTTGAGCAAGAGGGCGTATAATTGTCCATTGTATGCGAAAGAAATTGAGCAGCTTCATGTGATATTCATTGATTTGCTGAATATTATGGAGAAATGTCTTGGGAAAATGCAGGATTCTTCGGATTTGAAAATGAATGGAGAAGGTGAGTTAAATCATACAGGTTGGTcccaatatttgtttattttgaaggAGTTGAATAACATTGCTAGACTTTATAAGGGTGCTGAGGAAATGTTTTGGACGATTTTGAGGCGTAGAAAAGCTTCCTTGTGTGTGCTGATTGTTAGATATGCTAAACGAACTGATGATCATCAGTGGCTTCTTCAGCATAAGGATGTGACTGATTTTGAGTCTAGGAGGCATTTGGCTATGATGATGTTCCCTGAGGTGAAAGAAGATTACGAGGACCTGCATGAGATGCTCATTGATCGGTCGCAATTGTTGGCGGAGTCATTTGAGTACATAGTGCACGCCGAATCAGACACACTGCATGGTGGTTTATTTATGGAATTTAAAAATGAGGAAGCAACTGGTCCTGGTGTATTGCGTGAGTGGTTTTTCTTGGTTACACAAGCTATATTTGATCCTCAAAATGCCCTTTTTGTGGCATGCCCAAGTGATCGTAGAAGGTTCTATCCTAATCCCG CATCTAAGGTGGATCCCATGCACCTTGATTATTTCAAATTCTCTGGTCGAGTGATTGCATTAGCTTTGATGCATAAAGTGCAAGTCGGCATTGTATTTGATCGTGTGTTTTTCTTGCAATTGGCTGGGATGCATATTTCTTTGGAAGACATACGGGATGCAGATCCATGCTTGTATAGCAGTTGCAAACAGATTCTGCAGATGGATCCTGAGTTCATTGATTCAGATGCTTTGGGGCTGACATTTGTCAGAGAAGTTGAGGAGCTAGGATCCATAAAAGTTGTGGAACTTTGCCCTGGTGGGAAAGGCATTGTTGTAAATAGCAAGAACCGAGAGAAATATGTCAATCTGCTCATTCAACATCGCTTTGTCACATCTATCTCTGACCCTGTATCTCGATTTGCACGTGGTTTTGCTGATATTCTTTCAAACCCGGGGGAACAGAAGCTCTTCTTCCGAAGCTTGGAGCTCGAAGATCTTGATTGGATGCTATATGGAAGTGAAAGTGCTATATGTGTGGAAGACTGGAAGGCTCACACTGAGTACAGCAGCTACAAGGAAACTGATCCTCAGATATCCTGGTTCTGGGAG
- the LOC118046169 gene encoding E3 ubiquitin-protein ligase UPL5 isoform X3, with the protein MSLPQSPTADSLHQQRSSTVDHRVSSKRKLDDVDDNDAVFSDLISVRMRKDDTESSTGNNQEQQQPPSISSTNQLSTRVSDASTSTSSSSTNFPSSAMGTTTPLPLRRSQSRLQFFIRMISDATHVVINANSSDSVKSLHERIRVMTGMPVIEQRLIYLGKQLQYENKLSDYSIENDSILHLVGRMRSTRHPRTCQLINDMVSYICRICKSILPCGGHPFTSKHIKELMNEFFSLTPKDDNEDALGHLNVFLSNSAPAALVALYVSSIKGNKECAEGAIRHFLNSCKISLPKNLHLQCVPIVMEFCNLLRKVGSDDPLYAVCRSCLGSLLENGGGTCGWRYHGGEEGKGVVMQEIFPFVSELGSKLFKDLMGSVVESMGPSEADVKDFSAFLIPLHSVISEQRGFRSPIPMPLSKRAYNCPLYAKEIEQLHVIFIDLLNIMEKCLGKMQDSSDLKMNGEGELNHTGWSQYLFILKELNNIARLYKGAEEMFWTILRRRKASLCVLIVRYAKRTDDHQWLLQHKDVTDFESRRHLAMMMFPEVKEDYEDLHEMLIDRSQLLAESFEYIVHAESDTLHGGLFMEFKNEEATGPGVLREWFFLVTQAIFDPQNALFVACPSDRRRFYPNPASKVDPMHLDYFKFSGRVIALALMHKVQVGIVFDRVFFLQLAGMHISLEDIRDADPCLYSSCKQILQMDPEFIDSDALGLTFVREVEELGSIKVVELCPGGKGIVVNSKNREKYVNLLIQHRFVTSISDPVSRFARGFADILSNPGEQKLFFRSLELEDLDWMLYGSESAICVEDWKAHTEYSSYKETDPQISWFWEAFTQIQMSKC; encoded by the exons ATGTCTCTTCCCCAATCACCCACCGCTGATTCTCTTCATCAACAGCGCTCCTCCACCGTTGATCACCGTGTCTCTTCCAAACGCAAACTAGACGATGTGGATGACAACGACGCCGTTTTCTCTGACTTAATCTCTGTCAGGATGCGTAAAGACGACACCGAGTCATCCACCGGCaacaatcaagaacaacaacaacctCCCTCCATCTCCTCCACCAATCAGCTCTCCACACGTGTCTCCGAcgcctccacctccacctcttCATCATCCACCAACTTCCCCTCCTCCGCCATGGGGACCACCACACCCTTGCCGCTGCGGAGGTCGCAATCAAGACTCCAATTCTTTATCAGAATGATCTCCGATGCAACTCATGTTGTGATCAACGCGAACTCGAGCGATTCTGTCAAATCACTCCACGAACGGATTCGCGTGATGACCGGAATGCCGGTGATAGAGCAGAGATTAATCTACTTAGGTAAGCAATTGCAATACGAGAACAAACTCTCCGATTACTCTATTGAGAACGATTCGATTCTTCATTTAGTCGGTCGAATGCGTAGCACTAGGCATCCTCGTACTTGTCAATTGATTAATGATATGGTTTCTTACATTTGTCGGATATGTAAGTCTATATTGCCGTGTGGTGGTCATCCTTTCACGTCAAAGCATATAAAGGAGTTGATGAATGAGTTCTTTAGTTTGACGCCCAAGGATGATAATGAGGATGCTTTGGGGCACTTGAATGTTTTTTTGTCGAATAGTGCACCGGCTGCGCTAGTTGCACTTTATGTTTCGAGTATTAAAGGGAATAAGGAGTGTGCGGAGGGTGCTATTAGGCACTTTTTGAATTCGTGTAAGATTTCGTTGCCTAAGAATTTGCATTTACAGTGTGTGCCGATTGTGATGgagttttgtaatttgttgAGGAAGGTTGGGAGTGACGATCCGTTGTATGCTGTTTGTAGGAGTTGTCTTGGTTCGTTGTTGGAGAATGGTGGGGGTACGTGTGGGTGGAGGTATCATGGAGGGGAGGAGGGGAAGGGAGTTGTTATGCAGGAGATTTTTCCATTTGTTAGTGAGTTGGGGAGCAAGTTGTTTAAAGATTTGATGGGGAGTGTGGTGGAGAGTATGGGGCCATCGGAGGCTGATGTTAAGGATTTTTCGGCGTTTTTGATACCATTGCATAGTGTGATCTCCGAGCAAAGGGGATTTAGGAGTCCAATTCCGATGCCTTTGAGCAAGAGGGCGTATAATTGTCCATTGTATGCGAAAGAAATTGAGCAGCTTCATGTGATATTCATTGATTTGCTGAATATTATGGAGAAATGTCTTGGGAAAATGCAGGATTCTTCGGATTTGAAAATGAATGGAGAAGGTGAGTTAAATCATACAGGTTGGTcccaatatttgtttattttgaaggAGTTGAATAACATTGCTAGACTTTATAAGGGTGCTGAGGAAATGTTTTGGACGATTTTGAGGCGTAGAAAAGCTTCCTTGTGTGTGCTGATTGTTAGATATGCTAAACGAACTGATGATCATCAGTGGCTTCTTCAGCATAAGGATGTGACTGATTTTGAGTCTAGGAGGCATTTGGCTATGATGATGTTCCCTGAGGTGAAAGAAGATTACGAGGACCTGCATGAGATGCTCATTGATCGGTCGCAATTGTTGGCGGAGTCATTTGAGTACATAGTGCACGCCGAATCAGACACACTGCATGGTGGTTTATTTATGGAATTTAAAAATGAGGAAGCAACTGGTCCTGGTGTATTGCGTGAGTGGTTTTTCTTGGTTACACAAGCTATATTTGATCCTCAAAATGCCCTTTTTGTGGCATGCCCAAGTGATCGTAGAAGGTTCTATCCTAATCCCG CATCTAAGGTGGATCCCATGCACCTTGATTATTTCAAATTCTCTGGTCGAGTGATTGCATTAGCTTTGATGCATAAAGTGCAAGTCGGCATTGTATTTGATCGTGTGTTTTTCTTGCAATTGGCTGGGATGCATATTTCTTTGGAAGACATACGGGATGCAGATCCATGCTTGTATAGCAGTTGCAAACAGATTCTGCAGATGGATCCTGAGTTCATTGATTCAGATGCTTTGGGGCTGACATTTGTCAGAGAAGTTGAGGAGCTAGGATCCATAAAAGTTGTGGAACTTTGCCCTGGTGGGAAAGGCATTGTTGTAAATAGCAAGAACCGAGAGAAATATGTCAATCTGCTCATTCAACATCGCTTTGTCACATCTATCTCTGACCCTGTATCTCGATTTGCACGTGGTTTTGCTGATATTCTTTCAAACCCGGGGGAACAGAAGCTCTTCTTCCGAAGCTTGGAGCTCGAAGATCTTGATTGGATGCTATATGGAAGTGAAAGTGCTATATGTGTGGAAGACTGGAAGGCTCACACTGAGTACAGCAGCTACAAGGAAACTGATCCTCAGATATCCTGGTTCTGGGAG GCATTTACACAAATACAAATGTCAAAATGTTGA